The region AAGACAAGATTAATAGCGCATCGAGGTGCCCATAATCATAAACAGTCTTGCCTAGAAAATACTGATAGTGCTTTTGCAAAAGCGCTTGCCTTCGGTTGTTGGGGTATTGAATTTGATATTCGAGCAACAGCAGATCAAAAGCTTATTGTTAATCATGATCCCACTTTAAAGCGATTATGGAATAAGAATTTAACAATTAATACGTTAACATTAAGTCAACTTAGACAAGAAGCGCCTTTGGTACCTACGCTTACAGAAGTCATTGGGAAGTATGGTAAAAAAATGCATTTATTTATCGAAATAAAAGCACCTTTTTCCGATGTGGAACCGCTTATTGAAGCATTAAAACCGCTCACGCCTATTCAAGATTATCATCTACTTGCTTTAGATGAGTCTCTATTTACTCTAATTGAACATGCTTTTCCTAAAGAATCACTCTTATTAGTTCCTCTGCATAATAATGTTGGCCATTTCTGTAATTTAAGCGTCCAAAAAGGATATGGCGGTGTTTTGGCCCATTACTTATTGTTAAGGCAATCTCAAATTACTAATTTACGTAATGCTCACCAGAAAGTAGGGGTAGGGTTTATTGATTCAAAGAACGGCTTATACCGAGAATTAAATCGAGGTATAGAGTGGATTTTTAGTAATAATGTTGAGCAAGTAAGTGCTTATTTACAAGAATTAAGACTGCTGGCGTCAACTTAATGATTTTGTCATTTCCGCGCAGGCGGAAATCCATCCTAACATTTGAACTGTGCCTGCATAGAAATGGATTCCCGCCTGCGCGGGAAAAACCAAGTCATTATATTCTTTAACTATATCTTGTGAACAATTACATTGTTTACTTTGGTGCTATCATTTCCTCAGGTTTAACATATTCTTTAAATTGCTCTTTTGTTAAAAAACCGAGTTTAACCGCTGCATCAAGTAAGGACGTATTTTCATGATGAGCTGTTTTCGCTATTTTTGCAGCTTTATCATAACCAATATGCTGATTTAAAGCGGTAACAAGCATCAAAGAATTTTCTAAGTAATAATTAATTTGCTCGCGATGTGCAGCCAACCCTTCTACACAAAACTCTCTAAACGAGCGACAAGTACCTACTAAAAGATTAATTGAGTTTAAGAAGTTAAAAATAATAACAGGCTTAAATACATTAAGTTCAAAGTTTCCTTGGCTACCTGCAACACCAACAGTCGTATCATTACCTATTACCTGGGCGCAGACCATTGTCATGGCTTCACATTGGGTGGGATTGACTTTGCCTGGCATAATGGAAGAGCCAGGTTCATTTTCTGGTAAAATTAATTCACCAATTCCACATCGGGGGCCTGAACCAAGCCAGCGAACATCATTAGCTATTTTCATTAATGCGCATGCAAGCGTTTTTAAAGTACTATGCGCAATAACTAATGGCTCATGCGATGCTAAAGCAGCAAATTTGTTAGGCGCAGAAACAAAAGGAAGGCCCGTGATTGTTGCAATATGAGCTGCAACTTTAGTAGCAAATTTTGGATGAGTATTCAGCCCTGTGCCTACTGCCGTACCACCAATTGCTAGTTCAAATAACTGAGGTAAAACAGCTTCAATCCAATGCAAGCAAGCATCAAGCTGCGCAACATAACCAGAGAATTCCTGACCTAAGGTGAGAGGAACTGCGTCTTGCAAGTGGGTGCGACCTATTTTGACAATATCTTTAAACTCATCTTGCTTTTGAGCCAATGCATCACGTAAGCGGCGGACTTCTGGTAATAAATTATGATAAACAGCTAAAGCTGCTGCAATATGCATAGCAGTCGGAAAGGTATCATTAGATGATTGTGACATATTGACCATATCATTGGGGTGAATAGGTGTTTTACTACCTAAATTCCCGCCTGCCAATTCAATTGCTCGATTTGCAATAACTTCATTGACATTCATATTTGACTGAGTCCCACTGCCTGTTTGCCAAACATGCAGAGGAAAATGCTTATCTAGAAGACCTTGGCTTACTTCTTCCGCTGCTTGAATAATTAGCTTAGCTTTATCGTCTGCTAATTTACCTAATTCAACATTAGTAAGGGCTGCTGCTTTTTTTAAAATACCAAAGGCATGTATCACCTCAATAGGCATAATATCACGGCCAATATTAAAGTGATGCAGTGAGCGTTCGGTTTGTGCCCCCCAATAGCGATCAGCGGGGACCGCTATTTCGCCCATACTATCGGATTCTAAACGGGTGGTGTTCATATCAGTAATTCTCCCATAAAGCATTGACGCTTTGCAGCGCTTTTGTTTTAGCGTCATTCAAGAATGAAATAAATGGGCTCAAGGTAATTGGTAAGCTTTAATTTGTCAAATAGGTAATTAAATTAACGTGAGTTCGACATACAAGAGACAGAGACTCTTTTGTGTCGCTAAACGAACATTATCCCGTAAAATGCGAAGCATTTGTACAGGATCCAAATTAAATATAAATAAATTTGACAAATCTAATTTAAGCTAAATAACATGCTGAGGCAGTGAAATTGTATTAATATTAGCTTACTTTAGTGAGGAGCTTAACTAACTATTAACTTAGAAGAGGTAAGCAATAAATTGTGATTATGACACTCGATAACCTTGCAGTAGAGCAAGTTAAGCAATGCACTGCTGCACTAAAAAGTATATTAAAAGACCGTCTTCTCGGTGTCTATTTGTATGGGTCAGCTATAATCGGTGGTTTACAGAAATATAGTGACCTTGATTTATTTGTTGTTGCTAGCCATTCAACTACGTCGCAAGATAAAGCCAAATTAATTACTGAGTTCTTGAAAATCTCTGGTATATATTTAAAAAGTATTAAACGCTCTATTGAAATAACAATTGTTGTAAAATCTGCCATTAAACCATGGCGTTATCCACCACTTTTTGATTTTCAATATGGGGAATGGTTACGAAACGAGTTTGAATCTGGTAATCATGTACCTTGGTTAACTAACAAGATGCCAGATTTGGCTTTAATTATTACCCAAGTACTATTAGCCAGTAATACCTTATTTGGGCCTAATCCCACTCAATTATTACCTTGTATTCCTTATTCAGATGTGATTAAAGCTAGTTTAGAGGGATTGGGTGTTTTAATTGCTGATCTTAATCATGATACCAGAAATGTGTTGTTAACTTTAGCTCGCATTTGGTGTACGGTAAGCACGGATACAATCCGCTCTAAAACTGATGCAGCTACATGGGCCATTGAACATCTACCTAAAACTTATCAGTTAGTTATGCAGCGAGCTAGAGCAATTTGCTTAGGACAT is a window of Legionella busanensis DNA encoding:
- a CDS encoding glycerophosphodiester phosphodiesterase; this encodes MILLDWLSMGIDTYFACKRQTKPHANVIDKTRLIAHRGAHNHKQSCLENTDSAFAKALAFGCWGIEFDIRATADQKLIVNHDPTLKRLWNKNLTINTLTLSQLRQEAPLVPTLTEVIGKYGKKMHLFIEIKAPFSDVEPLIEALKPLTPIQDYHLLALDESLFTLIEHAFPKESLLLVPLHNNVGHFCNLSVQKGYGGVLAHYLLLRQSQITNLRNAHQKVGVGFIDSKNGLYRELNRGIEWIFSNNVEQVSAYLQELRLLAST
- a CDS encoding aminoglycoside adenylyltransferase family protein, translated to MTLDNLAVEQVKQCTAALKSILKDRLLGVYLYGSAIIGGLQKYSDLDLFVVASHSTTSQDKAKLITEFLKISGIYLKSIKRSIEITIVVKSAIKPWRYPPLFDFQYGEWLRNEFESGNHVPWLTNKMPDLALIITQVLLASNTLFGPNPTQLLPCIPYSDVIKASLEGLGVLIADLNHDTRNVLLTLARIWCTVSTDTIRSKTDAATWAIEHLPKTYQLVMQRARAICLGHEKEYWTDIQSLVNSCANIMVSNIKQHTSLLAVDNSKSIKVIK
- the fumC gene encoding class II fumarate hydratase, coding for MNTTRLESDSMGEIAVPADRYWGAQTERSLHHFNIGRDIMPIEVIHAFGILKKAAALTNVELGKLADDKAKLIIQAAEEVSQGLLDKHFPLHVWQTGSGTQSNMNVNEVIANRAIELAGGNLGSKTPIHPNDMVNMSQSSNDTFPTAMHIAAALAVYHNLLPEVRRLRDALAQKQDEFKDIVKIGRTHLQDAVPLTLGQEFSGYVAQLDACLHWIEAVLPQLFELAIGGTAVGTGLNTHPKFATKVAAHIATITGLPFVSAPNKFAALASHEPLVIAHSTLKTLACALMKIANDVRWLGSGPRCGIGELILPENEPGSSIMPGKVNPTQCEAMTMVCAQVIGNDTTVGVAGSQGNFELNVFKPVIIFNFLNSINLLVGTCRSFREFCVEGLAAHREQINYYLENSLMLVTALNQHIGYDKAAKIAKTAHHENTSLLDAAVKLGFLTKEQFKEYVKPEEMIAPK